In one window of Hymenobacter nivis DNA:
- a CDS encoding DUF4249 domain-containing protein → MLRLRKCFSGALAVALGAGLAGCVEPYAPDVISAPNSYLVVDGFVNLQGISTIRLSRTKGLNDPVPPPAETRATGYLQDDAGARYPLAELGAGTYASAFLYLSPARKYQLHLHTAAGRDYESDLVAAKLAPPIDNLSWDRDALGVHVQVSAHDATSATRYYRWTYVETWEFRSAYPSFLMYNPNTRVIEPRTEDIYHCWATAPSTTIPLGKTTALSQDVVANFPVVSLPENSAKLRIKYSVLVRQYAQTPEEYAYWEKLKKNTEDIGTLFDPLPTQLTGNVHCLQDAAEPVLGYVGATTVTERRLFIDNSSFPRSIKFQTGYETCVPPDTVRLSAAQSYFSSPTSLPLEELYNSRDGTLMGYSGASAGCVDCRLRGTNVKPSFWP, encoded by the coding sequence ATGCTGCGTTTGAGAAAGTGTTTTTCGGGGGCCCTGGCCGTGGCGCTGGGGGCGGGGCTGGCGGGGTGCGTCGAGCCCTACGCGCCCGACGTCATCAGCGCGCCCAATAGCTACCTAGTCGTTGATGGCTTCGTCAACCTCCAGGGCATCAGCACCATCCGGCTCTCGCGCACCAAGGGCCTGAACGACCCCGTGCCGCCGCCGGCCGAAACGCGGGCCACCGGCTACCTCCAGGACGACGCCGGGGCCCGCTACCCGCTCGCCGAGCTGGGGGCCGGCACCTACGCCTCGGCCTTTCTGTACCTGAGCCCCGCCCGCAAGTACCAGCTGCACCTGCACACCGCCGCCGGCCGCGACTACGAATCGGACCTGGTGGCGGCCAAGCTGGCCCCGCCCATCGACAACCTGTCGTGGGACCGGGACGCCCTGGGCGTGCACGTGCAAGTGAGTGCCCACGACGCCACCAGCGCTACGCGCTACTACCGCTGGACCTACGTTGAAACGTGGGAATTCCGGTCGGCCTACCCGTCGTTTTTAATGTACAACCCGAATACCCGCGTCATAGAACCGCGGACGGAAGACATCTACCACTGCTGGGCCACGGCCCCCTCCACCACCATTCCGCTGGGCAAAACCACGGCGCTGAGCCAGGACGTAGTAGCCAATTTCCCCGTGGTTTCGCTGCCGGAAAACTCCGCGAAGCTGCGCATCAAGTACAGCGTGCTGGTGCGGCAATACGCCCAAACCCCGGAGGAATACGCCTATTGGGAAAAGCTAAAAAAGAACACGGAAGACATCGGCACCCTGTTCGACCCGCTGCCCACGCAGCTCACCGGCAACGTGCACTGCCTCCAGGACGCCGCCGAGCCGGTGCTGGGCTACGTGGGGGCCACCACCGTCACGGAGCGGCGCTTGTTCATCGACAACAGCTCGTTTCCGCGCTCCATCAAGTTCCAAACCGGCTACGAAACGTGCGTCCCGCCCGATACCGTGCGCCTGAGCGCCGCCCAATCGTACTTCAGCAGCCCCACGTCGCTGCCCCTCGAGGAGCTGTACAATAGCAGAGACGGGACCTTGATGGGGTACAGCGGGGCTTCGGCGGGCTGCGTGGACTGCCGCCTGCGGGGCACCAACGTAAAACCAAGCTTCTGGCCATAG
- a CDS encoding TonB-dependent receptor: MKHLYALVLMALLGASSFCCYAQAPAPLVSGNFQDLSVEAFARRIEAQTPYRFFFDSVAVRGVRLTVQAQGQPLASVLQQALGPTALRFAIDEEHNVFLTAGAAVPTALPDGYFQGAPGAPGAPGAVASSAPATGPGAPAATARGTDAPARLYEIGPASAAGTGRATLAGHIREAKSGEPVLGAAVYVVSPAIGATTDQFGYYSLTLPVGPHVLNIRGIGIKNTQRRIVLRADGQLDVEVAEDITALKEVLVEAEKDKNVAGMQMGLERLDIKTLRQVPTAFGEIDVLRVVMLLPGVKTIGEGSTGISVRGGATDQNLILFNDATIYNPSHLFGFFSAFNSDLLKSVELYKSAIPARYGGRISSVLDIATRDGNNKQFAGTGGIGLLTSHLTLEGPLAKGKSSFIIGGRTSYSDWLLHTLPSQALRQSAASFYDVSAHITHQFNANNTVYATGYLSHDRFKLAADTAYAYDNRAASLKWKHIFGNKLYGVLTGTASQYQYRITNDKIPVNASALTFGIGQVGLQADFSYFHNATHTVEFGGSTLRYRTAPGTLAPLGSASLILPDALAHEQAQESALYVSDQLNLTPRLAVYLGLRYSLYQALGPRDVAQYAPGEPPSPGGARDTLHYGAGAAVATYHGPEYRVSVRYALADNASVKASYNRTRQYISQLSNTATVSPTDIWKLSDAYIRPQVGDQVALGYYHNFKHNTIETSVETYYKAVHDFVDYKSGASLLLNHHLETDLVNAEGKAYGVELSIKKITGKINGWLSYTYARSLVRVNPGTPAERINGGNYYPSNFDKPHDVTLVGNYRFSRRFSTSLNFNYSTGRPITLPLATYVIGGAERVYYSDRNAYRVPDFYRVDFALNIEGGHKVKRLARSSWTVSVYNLTGRKNPYSVYFKSVDGKISGYQLSLFGQPIPSVTYNFKF; encoded by the coding sequence ATGAAACACCTCTATGCGCTTGTTCTAATGGCCCTGCTGGGGGCCAGCAGCTTCTGTTGCTACGCCCAGGCCCCGGCGCCCCTCGTCAGCGGTAACTTCCAGGACCTGAGCGTAGAAGCGTTTGCGCGGCGGATTGAAGCCCAGACCCCGTACCGCTTTTTCTTCGATTCGGTGGCCGTGCGGGGCGTGCGGCTCACGGTGCAGGCGCAGGGCCAGCCGCTGGCCAGCGTGTTGCAGCAGGCCCTAGGGCCCACGGCGCTGCGGTTCGCCATCGACGAGGAGCACAACGTGTTCCTCACGGCCGGCGCGGCCGTGCCCACCGCCCTGCCGGACGGCTACTTCCAAGGGGCCCCCGGGGCCCCCGGGGCCCCCGGGGCCGTAGCCAGCAGCGCCCCCGCCACCGGGCCGGGGGCCCCCGCGGCCACGGCCCGCGGAACCGACGCCCCGGCGCGGCTCTACGAGATTGGCCCGGCGAGCGCGGCCGGCACCGGCCGGGCTACCCTGGCGGGCCACATCCGGGAGGCCAAATCGGGCGAGCCGGTGCTGGGGGCGGCGGTGTACGTCGTGTCGCCGGCCATCGGGGCGACCACCGACCAGTTTGGGTACTACTCCCTTACGCTGCCCGTGGGGCCCCACGTGCTGAACATCCGGGGCATCGGCATTAAGAATACCCAGCGCCGGATTGTGCTGCGCGCCGACGGCCAGCTGGACGTGGAAGTGGCCGAGGACATCACCGCGCTCAAGGAAGTGCTGGTGGAGGCGGAGAAGGACAAGAACGTGGCCGGTATGCAGATGGGCCTGGAGCGGCTCGACATCAAGACCCTGCGCCAGGTGCCCACGGCCTTCGGCGAAATCGACGTGCTGCGGGTGGTGATGCTGCTGCCCGGCGTGAAAACCATCGGCGAGGGCAGCACCGGCATCAGCGTGCGCGGCGGGGCCACCGACCAGAACCTGATTCTCTTCAACGACGCGACGATTTACAACCCCTCGCACCTGTTCGGCTTCTTTTCGGCCTTCAACTCCGACCTGCTCAAATCGGTGGAGCTGTACAAAAGCGCCATTCCGGCCCGCTACGGCGGGCGCATCTCGTCGGTGCTCGACATTGCCACCCGCGACGGCAACAACAAGCAGTTTGCCGGCACGGGCGGTATCGGGCTGCTCACCAGCCACCTCACCCTGGAGGGGCCCCTGGCCAAGGGCAAAAGCTCGTTCATCATCGGGGGCCGCACTTCGTATTCCGACTGGCTGCTGCACACGCTGCCGAGCCAGGCGCTGCGCCAAAGCGCGGCTTCGTTTTATGACGTGAGCGCCCACATCACGCACCAGTTCAACGCCAACAACACCGTGTACGCCACCGGCTACCTCAGCCACGACCGGTTTAAGCTGGCCGCCGACACGGCGTATGCCTACGACAACCGGGCCGCCAGCCTGAAGTGGAAGCACATCTTCGGCAACAAGCTGTACGGCGTGCTGACCGGCACCGCCAGCCAGTACCAGTACCGCATCACGAACGACAAAATCCCGGTAAACGCCTCGGCCCTGACCTTTGGCATCGGCCAGGTGGGCCTCCAGGCCGATTTCAGCTACTTCCACAACGCCACGCACACCGTCGAGTTTGGGGGCAGCACCCTGCGCTACCGCACCGCGCCCGGCACGCTGGCCCCGCTGGGCAGCGCGTCGCTGATTTTGCCCGACGCGCTGGCCCACGAGCAGGCCCAGGAAAGCGCCCTTTACGTGTCGGATCAGCTCAACCTGACGCCCCGGCTGGCCGTGTACCTGGGCCTGCGCTACTCGCTCTACCAGGCGCTGGGGCCCCGCGACGTGGCCCAGTACGCCCCCGGCGAGCCGCCCTCGCCCGGCGGGGCCCGCGACACGCTGCACTACGGCGCGGGGGCCGCCGTGGCCACCTACCACGGCCCCGAGTACCGGGTGTCGGTGCGGTACGCGCTGGCCGACAACGCCTCGGTGAAGGCCAGCTACAACCGCACGCGCCAGTACATCAGCCAGTTGTCGAATACGGCCACGGTGTCGCCCACCGACATCTGGAAGCTGAGCGACGCCTACATCCGGCCCCAGGTGGGCGACCAGGTGGCGCTGGGCTACTACCACAACTTCAAGCACAACACCATTGAGACGTCGGTCGAGACCTACTACAAGGCCGTGCACGACTTCGTAGACTACAAAAGCGGGGCCTCGCTGCTGCTCAACCACCACCTCGAAACCGACCTGGTGAACGCCGAGGGCAAGGCCTACGGGGTGGAGCTGTCCATCAAGAAGATAACGGGCAAAATTAACGGCTGGCTGAGCTACACCTACGCCCGCTCGCTGGTGCGGGTGAACCCGGGCACGCCGGCCGAGCGCATCAACGGGGGTAACTACTACCCCAGCAACTTCGACAAGCCGCACGACGTGACGCTGGTGGGCAACTACCGTTTCAGTAGGCGCTTCAGCACGTCGCTCAACTTCAACTACTCCACCGGCCGGCCCATTACGCTGCCGCTGGCCACGTACGTCATCGGCGGGGCCGAGCGGGTGTATTACTCCGACCGCAACGCCTACCGGGTGCCCGACTTCTACCGGGTTGACTTTGCGCTCAACATCGAGGGCGGCCACAAGGTGAAGCGGCTGGCCCGCAGCTCCTGGACGGTTTCGGTGTACAACCTGACCGGCCGCAAAAATCCGTACTCGGTGTATTTCAAGTCGGTGGACGGTAAAATTTCGGGCTACCAGCTCTCACTCTTCGGCCAGCCCATTCCGTCGGTCACCTACAATTTCAAGTTTTAA
- a CDS encoding DUF7009 family protein, giving the protein MKLRIEDDTLRLRLSDAEVREFAATGRVVAAVHFGAAAGQQLTYALERAEAPAVGVRYAPGALTVLVPGALADAWTGTAQNGFSEHVALADAQQLRILVEKDLDCRH; this is encoded by the coding sequence ATGAAGCTCCGCATCGAAGACGACACTCTCCGCCTGCGCTTGTCCGACGCCGAAGTGCGGGAGTTTGCGGCCACGGGCCGGGTAGTGGCGGCGGTGCACTTCGGGGCCGCGGCGGGCCAGCAGCTGACCTACGCCCTGGAGCGCGCCGAGGCCCCCGCCGTGGGCGTGCGCTACGCGCCCGGGGCCCTCACGGTGCTGGTGCCCGGGGCCCTGGCCGACGCCTGGACCGGCACCGCCCAAAATGGCTTTTCGGAGCACGTGGCATTGGCCGATGCCCAGCAGCTGCGTATCTTAGTAGAAAAAGACCTCGACTGCCGCCACTAA
- a CDS encoding FdhF/YdeP family oxidoreductase, translated as MEDSPTNDPSKAGKAEQQGAQDNKPKSGERAEQGEAPAPDHYRPDPQMDRDQTHIPAPDNTGAKYQYPVLAQPPEALTGLKLEPRMKIAAGVTAVIKSMEFSWTEGGVNRGTRGLLKMNQKDGFDCSSCAWPDPDDHRSFAEFCENGAKATASDADDRAAGPEFFAKHSLADLSRMTDRDQNNSGRLTHPMVKRPGGTHYEPIEWPEAFDIIGKELNALASPDEAIFYTSGKVPNEPAFLFQLFAKQFGTNNLPDCSNMCHESSGAALSPTLGLGKGSVTLNDLYDAEVILIIGQNPGTNHPRMLSALQKAKQNGAKIISINPLIEAGLNHFKNPQDFMNPLKALGVLLGDGTTITDLFLQVRVDGDMALLRGIMKHLFEAEDRNPGKVVDHDFVKEFTTGFESFEQNIRNTSWEDIEQISGISRADLLEAANMLATKQKIITCWAMGVTQQRQGVQTIQEIVNLHLMKGAIGKPGAGTCPVRGHSNVQGDRTMGVWEQPTKTFQDALGKEFKFQPPYEHGLDVVDSLKAMYHGKTKVYFSLGGNLLAAGPDTEVIAEGMRKQSLTVYVGTKLNRGHLVTGTTSLLLPCFTHLDIDMQKAGHQMTSCENSMGVVSQNKGALVPLPGQMLSEVAILAGVAIATLGPDRTDVADWVAMTENYDVIRDHISRVIPGFEKFNEQLRKPGGFYLPNGPRERKFTTANGMANFSTTELEKYTLEPGQLVLMTVRSHDQFNTTIYEYNDRYRGIYNERRVLFMNKEDIAERGLKAKDLIDITSHYEGEERTVEKFVVVPYEIPRGNVSAYFPEANPLVPIASVAKVSNTPTSKYVVVTVAPAKVGAAPQVRKPRAEAVPA; from the coding sequence ATGGAAGATTCTCCCACCAACGACCCCAGCAAAGCCGGCAAAGCTGAGCAGCAAGGAGCCCAAGACAATAAGCCCAAGAGCGGCGAACGCGCGGAGCAGGGCGAAGCGCCCGCCCCCGACCACTACCGCCCCGACCCCCAGATGGACCGCGACCAAACCCACATTCCGGCCCCCGACAACACGGGCGCCAAGTACCAGTACCCCGTGCTGGCCCAGCCCCCCGAGGCGCTGACCGGCCTGAAGCTGGAGCCGCGCATGAAAATCGCCGCCGGCGTCACGGCCGTTATCAAGTCGATGGAGTTCAGCTGGACCGAGGGCGGCGTGAACCGCGGCACCCGGGGCCTGCTGAAAATGAACCAGAAGGACGGCTTCGACTGCTCGAGCTGCGCCTGGCCCGATCCCGACGACCACCGCTCGTTTGCCGAGTTTTGCGAGAACGGCGCCAAGGCCACGGCCTCCGACGCCGACGACCGGGCGGCGGGCCCCGAGTTTTTTGCCAAGCACAGCCTGGCCGACCTCTCGCGCATGACCGACCGCGACCAGAACAACTCCGGCCGCCTCACGCACCCCATGGTGAAGCGCCCCGGCGGTACCCACTACGAGCCCATCGAGTGGCCCGAGGCGTTCGATATTATTGGTAAAGAGCTGAACGCGCTGGCCTCGCCCGACGAGGCAATTTTCTACACCTCGGGTAAGGTGCCCAACGAGCCGGCTTTCTTGTTTCAATTATTTGCCAAGCAGTTCGGCACCAATAATTTGCCCGACTGCTCCAACATGTGCCACGAGAGCAGCGGCGCGGCCCTAAGCCCCACGCTGGGCCTGGGCAAGGGCTCCGTTACGCTCAACGACTTGTACGATGCGGAGGTCATCCTCATCATCGGCCAAAACCCGGGCACCAACCACCCACGGATGCTGTCGGCGCTGCAAAAGGCTAAGCAAAATGGCGCCAAAATTATCAGCATCAATCCGTTGATTGAAGCCGGCCTGAACCACTTCAAGAACCCGCAGGACTTCATGAACCCGCTGAAGGCGCTGGGCGTGCTGCTCGGCGACGGTACCACCATCACCGACCTGTTCCTGCAAGTGCGCGTGGACGGCGACATGGCCCTGCTGCGCGGTATCATGAAGCACCTGTTCGAGGCCGAGGACCGCAACCCGGGCAAGGTGGTCGACCACGACTTTGTGAAGGAGTTCACCACGGGTTTCGAGTCGTTCGAGCAGAACATCCGCAACACCAGCTGGGAGGATATCGAGCAAATTAGCGGTATCAGCCGCGCCGATTTGCTGGAAGCAGCCAACATGCTGGCTACCAAGCAGAAAATTATCACCTGCTGGGCCATGGGCGTGACGCAGCAGCGCCAGGGCGTGCAAACGATTCAGGAAATCGTGAACCTGCACCTCATGAAGGGCGCCATCGGCAAGCCCGGCGCGGGCACCTGCCCGGTGCGCGGCCACTCCAACGTGCAGGGCGACCGCACGATGGGCGTGTGGGAGCAGCCCACCAAGACGTTCCAGGACGCGCTGGGCAAGGAGTTTAAGTTCCAGCCGCCCTACGAGCACGGCCTCGACGTAGTGGACAGCCTCAAGGCCATGTACCACGGCAAAACTAAGGTGTACTTCAGCCTGGGCGGCAACCTGCTGGCGGCGGGCCCCGACACCGAGGTCATCGCCGAAGGCATGCGCAAGCAGAGCCTGACCGTGTACGTGGGCACCAAGCTCAACCGCGGCCACCTCGTCACGGGCACCACCAGCCTGCTGCTGCCCTGCTTCACGCACCTTGACATTGACATGCAGAAGGCGGGCCACCAGATGACTTCGTGCGAAAACTCGATGGGCGTGGTGAGCCAGAACAAGGGGGCCCTGGTGCCGCTGCCCGGCCAGATGCTGAGCGAAGTGGCCATTCTGGCCGGTGTGGCCATTGCCACGCTGGGCCCCGACCGCACCGACGTGGCCGACTGGGTGGCCATGACGGAGAACTACGACGTGATCCGCGACCACATTTCGCGCGTGATTCCCGGCTTTGAGAAGTTCAACGAGCAGCTGCGCAAACCCGGCGGCTTCTACCTGCCCAATGGGCCCCGCGAGCGGAAGTTCACGACCGCCAACGGTATGGCCAACTTCAGCACCACCGAGCTGGAGAAGTACACCCTGGAGCCGGGCCAGCTCGTGCTGATGACCGTGCGCAGCCACGACCAGTTCAACACGACCATCTACGAGTACAACGACCGCTACCGCGGCATCTACAACGAGCGGCGCGTGCTGTTCATGAACAAGGAAGATATTGCTGAGCGCGGCCTCAAGGCCAAGGACCTCATCGACATTACGAGCCACTACGAGGGCGAAGAGCGCACGGTGGAGAAATTCGTAGTGGTGCCCTACGAAATTCCGCGCGGCAACGTATCGGCCTACTTCCCCGAGGCCAACCCGCTGGTGCCCATCGCCAGCGTGGCCAAAGTCAGCAACACCCCCACCTCTAAATACGTGGTGGTGACGGTAGCTCCCGCCAAAGTGGGCGCTGCCCCGCAAGTGCGGAAGCCGCGCGCGGAAGCTGTGCCCGCCTAG
- a CDS encoding BamA/TamA family outer membrane protein, with product MTHLLSPLRFRYLLVGGAALWLSACSGLKYIPANEKLYTGSSVKIEAPEKPKNESALVTELEAVVRPKPNFSFLGLRPKLFFWHLGEGKTKGLGHFFADKLGEAPVLLSQVKIPATENLMLNRLYNHGFFAAKVSHEVKEKANTAQVDYKATVDRAYTIRSVTFPPGDTLLSTAIRATAPNTLLKVGAPYDLGVLTNERLRIDEALKNQGYYYFSADALLFEVDSTYHKELNVFVTVKGTTPTRSRQPYQLRHVTLNTNYVLTDTTNRAPIMADRFRYFPDEEMFRAQAIARATFIFPDSLYRRRRRDQTLSRLMSLGTFKFVEIRFRPVAAGDSAGPTARYRANAPASLRADSTDIGTTQQFPALSGAVGLGRLDADVLMTQLKKKSLRAELGLVSKSNGFVGPALKVTFRNRSAFRGAEQLLVNATASTETQSNAGGSGALGLTSYELGVDAQLLVPRLIVPNLPFFNPRLVNSDFQPRTTFGAGIKLVTRAGFFTEQLFNLNYGYSFKTKITNEQVITPIDVSYVRLSNTDTAFTNLLDRKPFLKNSFREQFILASSYRYTYNQQTLEQRRQQIYFQGGIETSGNLAALISSKIGTQNADGKYTIGNQVFSQYAKLDLEIREYFRLSADPAKGNRIVGRLLAGVGRPYGNSSVLPYIKQYGVGGPNSIRAFAARGIGPGTYRPTGKDVNNSFYDQVGDMRLEGNIEYRQDLFPYVKGALFMDAGNIWLVNNDPARPGGQFNASSFLNQLAVGAGAGIRIDIQFFVIRFDYAVPLRAGYGTPVDDAGNVSHTGRLNLAIGYPF from the coding sequence TTGACCCATTTACTCTCTCCGCTCCGTTTTCGCTACTTGCTCGTGGGTGGCGCGGCCCTGTGGCTGTCGGCCTGCTCGGGGCTGAAATATATTCCGGCCAACGAGAAGCTGTACACCGGCTCGTCGGTAAAAATTGAGGCCCCCGAGAAACCCAAAAACGAGTCGGCCCTGGTAACGGAGCTGGAAGCCGTGGTGCGGCCTAAGCCCAATTTCTCGTTTTTGGGCTTGCGACCAAAGCTGTTTTTCTGGCACCTGGGCGAGGGCAAAACTAAGGGCCTGGGCCACTTCTTTGCCGACAAGCTGGGCGAGGCCCCGGTGCTACTTTCGCAGGTGAAGATTCCGGCCACTGAGAACCTGATGCTCAACCGCCTCTACAACCACGGCTTTTTCGCCGCCAAGGTGAGCCACGAGGTCAAGGAAAAAGCCAACACGGCCCAGGTGGATTATAAGGCCACCGTGGACCGGGCCTATACTATCCGCAGCGTCACGTTTCCGCCGGGCGACACGCTGCTTAGCACCGCTATTCGGGCCACGGCGCCCAACACGCTGCTGAAAGTGGGGGCCCCCTACGACCTGGGCGTGCTCACCAACGAGCGGCTGCGCATCGACGAGGCCCTGAAAAACCAGGGCTACTACTACTTCTCAGCCGATGCGCTGCTATTTGAAGTGGACAGCACCTACCACAAGGAGCTGAATGTGTTCGTGACCGTGAAGGGCACCACCCCGACCCGCTCGCGCCAGCCTTACCAGCTGCGCCACGTGACGCTGAACACGAACTACGTGCTGACCGACACCACCAACCGGGCCCCCATCATGGCCGACCGGTTCCGGTACTTCCCCGACGAGGAGATGTTCCGGGCCCAGGCCATTGCGCGGGCCACGTTCATCTTTCCCGATAGCCTGTACCGCCGCAGGCGGCGCGACCAGACCCTGAGCCGCCTCATGAGCCTGGGCACGTTCAAGTTCGTCGAAATCCGGTTCCGGCCCGTGGCCGCCGGCGACTCGGCGGGCCCCACGGCCCGCTACCGCGCCAACGCCCCGGCCAGCCTGCGGGCCGACTCGACGGACATCGGCACTACCCAGCAGTTCCCGGCCCTCAGCGGAGCCGTAGGCCTGGGCCGCCTCGATGCTGACGTGCTGATGACCCAGCTCAAGAAGAAAAGCCTGCGCGCCGAGCTGGGCCTCGTCAGCAAAAGCAACGGCTTTGTGGGCCCTGCCCTGAAGGTGACGTTCCGCAACCGCTCGGCCTTCCGCGGGGCCGAACAGCTGCTGGTGAACGCCACGGCCTCGACTGAGACGCAGAGCAACGCCGGCGGCTCGGGGGCCCTGGGCCTGACGAGCTACGAGCTGGGCGTAGATGCGCAGCTGCTCGTGCCGCGCCTCATCGTGCCCAACCTGCCGTTCTTCAACCCGCGCCTGGTGAACTCCGATTTCCAGCCCCGCACCACCTTTGGGGCGGGCATCAAGCTGGTGACGCGGGCCGGGTTTTTCACCGAGCAGCTCTTTAACCTGAACTACGGCTACAGCTTTAAAACCAAGATTACCAACGAGCAGGTCATCACGCCCATCGACGTGTCGTACGTGCGGCTCTCGAACACCGATACTGCTTTTACTAATTTACTGGACCGCAAGCCGTTCCTGAAGAACTCCTTCCGCGAGCAGTTCATTCTGGCCAGCAGCTACCGCTATACCTACAACCAGCAGACGCTGGAGCAGCGCCGCCAGCAAATCTATTTCCAGGGCGGCATCGAAACCAGCGGCAACCTGGCCGCGCTAATTTCCAGCAAAATAGGCACGCAGAATGCTGACGGCAAGTACACCATCGGCAACCAAGTATTCAGCCAGTACGCCAAGCTCGACCTGGAAATCCGCGAGTACTTTCGCCTCTCGGCCGACCCGGCCAAGGGCAACCGCATCGTGGGCCGCCTGCTGGCCGGCGTGGGCCGCCCCTACGGCAACTCCAGCGTGCTGCCCTACATCAAGCAGTACGGCGTGGGGGGCCCCAACTCCATCCGCGCCTTTGCCGCCCGGGGCATTGGCCCCGGCACCTACCGCCCCACCGGCAAAGACGTCAACAACAGCTTCTACGACCAGGTGGGCGACATGCGCCTGGAGGGCAACATCGAGTACCGCCAGGATTTGTTTCCCTACGTGAAGGGGGCCCTGTTCATGGACGCCGGCAACATCTGGCTCGTGAACAACGACCCCGCCCGGCCCGGTGGCCAGTTCAACGCCAGCTCCTTCCTCAACCAGCTGGCCGTGGGCGCGGGCGCCGGCATCCGCATCGACATTCAGTTTTTCGTCATCCGCTTCGACTACGCCGTGCCCCTGCGCGCCGGCTACGGCACCCCCGTCGACGACGCCGGCAATGTGAGCCACACCGGCCGCCTGAACCTGGCCATCGGCTACCCATTTTAG